A single genomic interval of Helianthus annuus cultivar XRQ/B chromosome 13, HanXRQr2.0-SUNRISE, whole genome shotgun sequence harbors:
- the LOC110900549 gene encoding protein FAR1-RELATED SEQUENCE 5-like, translated as MSKLKLGLVKAFNVMKTCFCGFEDVGASKVDFKNYKRQINLFIGEYGAEMVMRHLDEKQFQPNFSYDFFTHEENHLKALFWFDDQCKCNYHVFGDVVSFDATYRSNKYCMVFVQFTGIDNRHCNVTFGAALLASETADTYIWLLRVFLKVVGSEPKVVVTYQDPAIKKDISSVFVETRHRLCMWHVMLKLSLKIGVRLCNSTNLKERICGVGWTDILTPKEFESDGKRESWIPAYYRMEELSGLMSTTSRSESENHFLGQVCNSKSTLVEFMTHYETAIEAQHHTHRKNDHESRYKCPQLKSNYKMEKGKYIKEVESGWEEVIGEFNLDDNDWLSDIFALRES; from the exons ATGTCTAAGTTAAAGTTGGGACTCGTTAAggcgtttaatgttatgaagactTGTTTTTGCGGTTTTGAAGACGTGGGTGCAAGTAAAGTTGATTTTAAGAACTACAAGAGGCAAATTAACTTGTTTATAGGGGAATACGGTGCTGAGATGGTTATGAGACATTTGGATGAAAAACAGTTCCAGCCTAATTTCTCATATGATTTCTTCACACACGAAGAGAATCATTTGAAGGCACTTTTTTGGTTTGATGATCAATGCAAATGTAATTACCACGTCTTTGGGGATGTGGTTTCGTTTGACGCCACTTATCGTTCCAACAA ATATTGTATGGTGTTTGTACAATTCACTGGTATAGACAATCGCCACTGCAATGTTACATTTGGTGCTGCATTATTGGCATCAGAAACTGCTGATACGTATATATGGTTGTTGAGAGTTTTTCTAAAAGTTGTTGGTTCTgaaccaaaagttgttgtcacATACCAAGATCCAGCAATTAAGAAGGATATTTCTAGTGTATTTGTTGAAACGAGACATCGGTTATGCATGTGGCACGTGATGCTTAAACTTTCTCTAAAG ATTGGTGTTAGGCTATGCAATTCCACAAATTTAAAAGAACGTATTTGTGGTGTTGGGTGGACGGATATTCTTACACCCAAAGAGTTTGAATCGGATGGGAAGAG GGAATCTTGGATCCCTGCATACTATAGAATGGAGGAACTGTCGGGCCTTATGAGTACGACATCAAGGTCggagagtgagaaccattttttGGGTCAAGTGTGCAATTCAAAATCTACTCTTGTTGAGTTCATGACTCATTATGAAACTGCAATAGAAGCACAGCATCACACGCACCGGAAAAATGATCATGAATCTCGTTACAAATGCCCCCAGTTGAAAAGTAATTACAAA ATGGAAAAAGGGAAATATATCAAAGAGGTTGAATCGGGATGGGAAGAGGTTATTGGAGAGTTCAATTTAGATGATAATGACTGGCTTTCAGATATTTTTGCACTTAGGGAATCTTGA